In Sesamum indicum cultivar Zhongzhi No. 13 linkage group LG8, S_indicum_v1.0, whole genome shotgun sequence, the sequence ATTGAATGAATCCCCAACGAGAGTTTGCTTCATTGATAAGGTTGAGgctttataatgaaaaaaaattatgaatttgaaccccacaaatatgaatttatgcCTACTATTTGGGACAATCACCAATGAgagtttttcatttattgatctatttaatagtattgaatttgaatgcaTTCAATGATGTGACGAATCGtatactaaaaagaaaaaaaggttgaatgaattttgttggatataaagataaaaatcatggtttggttaatttataaaatctaaaaacgcaatttgatacttttattttatttatattccatgttaaataaatttaaaattttatgaatacaATCACTATTATGTATAGCTTCAAAATAAGATCTTTATAGGAAGACATATCTCACATTACAGTGGAAGCAACATATTCTCAGCAACAAACTGTCTTTCCAAAAATCCTacatatgttatatttattaacttcAACATTGAACACAATCAAAGATGTCATAGTAAGTAGTTGTGTCAGTGAGAAAACATGCACATTTTGTCTTACCGCCAAAATGCAGGTCTGGTAAAGTGGTGCAATGGCAAAAAACTgagttcaattttgattttagtgGGACTGGTAACTCACCTCAAATGCAAGCTAACTTTAAGTCTATTGGAGCTTAAATGAGCAACTTGATCCTCGTTTGCTTTTGCAATCATGAACTTAGTTTCCCTGTATGCTTCTAGCATGCAAGtctctttcttttccaatCCACTAGGGGGTATTTCAGCATGAATCCTGCAGACATGGAGATCTGCTCCCTGTGCATCCATGGAATAAGCTACTTCTCCAATCAATGTTGTTTACTTCAAGCTACGATCACATTACAGTTGGTGAGTGTCAATTGATATGACTTCAAGTAGAAGGTGAAATCCTTGAATGGAGGAGGAAGCCAATCCTTATATGTTGCTTTCTCATGCTGAAAGTTCTTCATAAATCAAGCTGTAACCTTTGTGCACTGGTGCAGAGAATTAATGCAACAAATCTGTGGAGGTGAATATTAGATGATAAATTACGGGTCCTCCTTTTTTCACCAGTAGTCTCCGCAGGAGCAAGACCCCTCTTTAAAATGATGAAAGCGATTTACATCCCTCACAACAATCTCCCGGTCATATATCTTAGAAATGAATTTGATTGCTGTGTGGCAGTCTCCACAGATTCTAAGGTTCTTGGTAACTCGGAGAACTGTGCCAGGACTTGTGTTAAGGAGCCCAAAAGCAATTGCCAGCTTTTCGCTGTGTGTTGTTAGAgaatattctttttcctcttcacTCACATCGTGCAACGCAAAGCTAGTATCTGGTACATAACCAGCTGCCTTCATCTTCTCGGGAAGTTCCTCCAGGAGCAAGTAAATTTGCTTTGTTTGGGGATGAGATGCATCTCCCCCAAGGAATAGATGGGCTTTACCTTTAATTTCAATCCAACTACATCCAGGATTCTTCTTCACATTCTGTGATTTCAATAGAGCTCTCAAATGATTCACTTCCTCCCACATGCCAGCTTCAGCATACATATTCGAGAGTATAACATAGTTCCCACTATTCTCGGGTtctaaaatgaataattttttagctGCTAGTTCTGCTATCTCTAGATTGCGATGACATCTACCGGCAGCCAGTAAAGAACCCCAAGCACTTGCCCCAGCTTGCATTGGCATTTGAGAGATAAGCTCGTAGGCTTCCACCAATCTCCCAGCACGGCCCAAAAGGTCGACAACACAAGCATAATGCTCATGCTTTTTCTCCACAGAATATACTGAACTCATAGACTCGAAGTATCTTAATCCGATATCGACAAGTCCAGAATGATTACATCCTGATAACAATCCTGTAAATGTAATGCCATCGGGATGAACCCCAGCTTGAATCATTTGCTCAAACGTCCGAACTGCCTCCATACCAAGACCATGAGAAGCATACGCAGTAATCATTGTATTCCAAGCAACCAAGTTCCTCAAGTTTGGTTTTATTCTATCAAAGCACCAACGAGCATCGACTAGACTACCGCATTTAGCATACATCCCAACAAACGCAGTTTGTACCGAAGGATGAGAGTCCAAACCTTTTTCTTGAGCAAAACCATGAATTCTCCTACCCCGCTCTAGTGCTGAAGAATGCCCACATGCCGGCAAGACGCTCATAATCGTCACCCAATTGGGCTTCACTTCTGAGTCTTCCTTCAACATCTCATCAAACAATTCCAAAGCCTCACTCGCCAGCCCATTCTGAGTGTACCCTGAAATCATACTCGTCCAGGACACAATATTCTTCAAGGgcattttatcaaataactCTTTGGCTAAATCAACGGCACCATCTCTCATGTAACCTGAAATCAACGCATTCCAAGACGCCACATCCCTGACaggcatttcatcaaaaagTCTACGCGCATCACCGCATTCACCACATTTTACATACATATCGATCAACGAAGTTCCCACATACATATCAAAAGCCAGCCCATGTTTCATGGACAACCCATGAGTACACTTCCCAAAGCGAACAAAGCACAAGTCTGCAACAGACTTCAAAACAAACGGGTACGTGAAATAATCCCCGCGAAAACCCAAAGTACACATTCGCACGTAAACCTGCAGCGTCTCCTCAGAATATCTGTACAAGCTGAACGCACGAATGATAGAATTGAACAAAAGGGGAGATGGATTTGGAGTGGAGTGGAAAATGCGGGACGCGGAGGTAATGTCACCGGAGCTGGCGTACATGGCGACCATTTTGGCTGCGAGGAAGGAGGTCCCGCGCAGTCCGCGGAGCAGCAAGTGTGAGTGCAGCTGCTGTCCTTGTTTGAGGAGGCTCTTCCCCGTGAATGCCTGGAAAACGGCGGCGTAGGAGGAGGGCTGAATTGGGACTTGAGACGATCTGAGGAAGGGTTCTAGGAGGGTACTCATTGTTGGTTTTGGAGAAGATTGGAGGTCCCATTTCATGGAGAAATCGGAGGCCAGCGTGTGTCCCGGAGAAAGGCTGGCGGCGTCGGCGGCGGAGGAGGATGGACGGGGATGCGTTTGAAGAAGATGGCGGGAAGAATAGGAATGCGATATAAAGTGTTGTTAGTAAATAGCGACTCTTTCGTTGTTTATTTTCCCATTCTAAAGtattaatctattttattttaaattatttttctcaatgggAAAGGATTAgcctattttttataattaataatattaaacgTTTAATATTAACTAACTCCTTAAAATGAACTTTTGACATCTGatcattaatgaaaatttaaatttttaatattcgtTATACTATGAACATTATTCAATCAccagaaaacatatatatataaatgaattattatcagTTATGTTTCAAAAAGATTTGTAATATCATCAAGTTAAGTATTGTCAAacaattaagttaattaaagtatgattatttttttccttttcttttgtagcACTCTATAGGAGTGTATACAATTCGATAAATTGATCATGTTGAATTTAACCAAATATAAggaatatcaaaatatttgataccaatattcaatattcattaaccaattttgataaattttggtACTTgctagatattgatatttgataccAATATACCATATTGTACCGaatattagtttttctttatattatatattatatacaaatacaataaatattatacctacaaatattataaatatataatattaatatgcataaccataataaatatatattaaaatattatctgtaatataaatatgtaggattttttaataaaaaaaatcattaactCGGTGAAAAATTAAGTGCAactgaattttattgaatatttatgGAATCGATTCGGTATTTAACCAATttcaatataagaaaattttaatttgattaggTTGGATTTTAGCAAAGGAACCCCCTCTAACAATAAGAATTGGTACTGAATCCAAAACCTTGATACAAGGGAGAAAAGATGATGATGCTAAATAACCAATTTGAttgctaaattatgaacgtccAAGAAATTGCAATTAAGAGTTGAGtgattatgtatttttattgtagtgttaattttattatatgtttgaaaaattaaaattataattataataacaatagtTTGAGGTACATTCGTATCTCCGTATTCATACAACAAAAGATGGTAAATCATCAATCATCATGGATACATGTACATTTCTTGAGTGATTGAAGCACACTTGATATC encodes:
- the LOC105169137 gene encoding putative pentatricopeptide repeat-containing protein At3g49142, producing the protein MKWDLQSSPKPTMSTLLEPFLRSSQVPIQPSSYAAVFQAFTGKSLLKQGQQLHSHLLLRGLRGTSFLAAKMVAMYASSGDITSASRIFHSTPNPSPLLFNSIIRAFSLYRYSEETLQVYVRMCTLGFRGDYFTYPFVLKSVADLCFVRFGKCTHGLSMKHGLAFDMYVGTSLIDMYVKCGECGDARRLFDEMPVRDVASWNALISGYMRDGAVDLAKELFDKMPLKNIVSWTSMISGYTQNGLASEALELFDEMLKEDSEVKPNWVTIMSVLPACGHSSALERGRRIHGFAQEKGLDSHPSVQTAFVGMYAKCGSLVDARWCFDRIKPNLRNLVAWNTMITAYASHGLGMEAVRTFEQMIQAGVHPDGITFTGLLSGCNHSGLVDIGLRYFESMSSVYSVEKKHEHYACVVDLLGRAGRLVEAYELISQMPMQAGASAWGSLLAAGRCHRNLEIAELAAKKLFILEPENSGNYVILSNMYAEAGMWEEVNHLRALLKSQNVKKNPGCSWIEIKGKAHLFLGGDASHPQTKQIYLLLEELPEKMKAAGYVPDTSFALHDVSEEEKEYSLTTHSEKLAIAFGLLNTSPGTVLRVTKNLRICGDCHTAIKFISKIYDREIVVRDVNRFHHFKEGSCSCGDYW